The following proteins are encoded in a genomic region of Alphaproteobacteria bacterium:
- the rpoD gene encoding RNA polymerase sigma factor RpoD translates to MAAAKKVKKSISTAPASSEDDGALRDTTAKAIKRLLKIGKERGYVTIDELNAALPQGKITSEQIEDTMALLSDIGINVMDGDGDDDDKPAAKGKTGEDGDEEGKEDEEKEEKEKEEEESSGGNIDEETASRTDDPVRLYLREMGTVELLSREGEIAIAKRIEAGKEMMISGICESPLTIQAILAWHDALEGGKMLLRDIIDLEATYGGGEPGAEAGLPAEAAAPKEEEEKEEAVEKPETEDGTFDDDDEENNLSLAMLEDRLKPQVIETFDKIAVAYAKLFKLQAQRHTAAQKGQDIIRQSDKKFQAIKDELVDLVRTVRLNQHRLEQLVQQLYTLNKRLLGIEGKILRVAVESAIKREEFLAYYFGNELNPDWVKFVFDPAHSKPAKKEEKKKDVKTGKGGKTGKAGGKSPAKAESADGEERAPLPIPQLKNWTKFFEHHGDEVDRLRAEIASICDEAGLPLGDFRRIVLTVQKGEREAARAKKEMVEANLRLVISIAKKYTNRGLQFLDLIQEGNIGLMKAVDKFEYRRGYKFSTYATWWIRQAITRSIADQARTIRIPVHMIETINKLVRTSRQMLHEIGREPTPEELAEKLHMPLEKVRKVLKIAKEPISLETPIGDEEDSHLGDFIEDKNAVIPIDAAIQSNLRETTTRVLATLTAREERVLRMRFGIGMNTDHTLEEVGQQFNVTRERIRQIEAKALRKLKHPSRSRKLRSFLDT, encoded by the coding sequence ATGGCAGCAGCAAAGAAGGTCAAGAAGTCCATCAGCACCGCCCCCGCATCGAGCGAGGATGACGGCGCGCTGCGCGACACCACCGCGAAGGCGATCAAGCGCCTGCTCAAGATCGGCAAGGAACGCGGTTATGTGACCATCGACGAGCTCAACGCCGCCTTGCCGCAGGGCAAGATCACGTCCGAACAGATCGAAGACACGATGGCGCTGCTGTCGGATATCGGCATCAATGTCATGGATGGCGACGGCGACGATGACGACAAGCCCGCCGCCAAGGGCAAGACCGGCGAAGATGGCGACGAAGAGGGCAAGGAAGACGAGGAAAAAGAAGAAAAAGAAAAAGAGGAGGAAGAATCTTCCGGCGGCAATATCGACGAAGAAACCGCCAGCCGCACCGACGATCCCGTCCGGCTTTACCTGCGCGAAATGGGCACGGTCGAGCTTCTGAGCCGCGAGGGCGAAATCGCCATCGCCAAGCGGATCGAAGCCGGCAAGGAAATGATGATCAGCGGCATTTGCGAATCGCCGCTGACGATTCAGGCAATCCTGGCCTGGCACGACGCGCTCGAAGGCGGCAAAATGCTGCTGCGCGACATCATCGATCTCGAAGCGACCTATGGCGGCGGCGAGCCCGGCGCCGAAGCCGGCCTGCCCGCCGAAGCCGCCGCCCCCAAGGAAGAAGAGGAAAAAGAGGAAGCGGTTGAAAAACCGGAAACCGAGGACGGCACCTTCGACGACGACGATGAGGAAAACAATCTCTCGCTGGCGATGCTCGAAGACCGGCTGAAGCCGCAAGTCATCGAGACATTCGATAAAATCGCCGTGGCCTACGCCAAATTATTCAAATTGCAAGCCCAGCGCCATACCGCCGCGCAAAAGGGCCAGGATATCATCCGCCAGTCCGACAAAAAGTTCCAGGCGATCAAAGACGAGCTGGTCGATCTGGTCCGCACGGTTCGGCTCAATCAGCACCGCCTCGAGCAACTGGTGCAACAGCTTTATACGCTGAACAAGCGCCTGCTCGGCATCGAAGGCAAAATCCTGCGCGTCGCCGTCGAGAGCGCCATCAAGCGCGAAGAATTCCTGGCCTATTATTTCGGCAACGAGCTTAATCCGGACTGGGTCAAGTTCGTTTTCGACCCGGCACACAGCAAGCCCGCCAAAAAAGAAGAAAAGAAAAAAGACGTCAAAACCGGCAAGGGCGGAAAAACCGGCAAGGCTGGCGGCAAGTCCCCGGCCAAGGCCGAGAGCGCCGATGGGGAGGAAAGAGCCCCGCTGCCGATTCCCCAGCTTAAGAACTGGACGAAATTCTTCGAGCATCACGGCGACGAGGTCGACCGCCTGCGTGCCGAAATCGCGTCGATCTGCGACGAGGCCGGCCTGCCGCTCGGCGATTTCCGCCGCATCGTTCTCACGGTGCAAAAGGGCGAACGCGAGGCCGCCAGGGCCAAAAAGGAAATGGTCGAAGCCAATCTGCGACTCGTCATCTCCATCGCCAAGAAATACACGAACCGCGGCCTGCAATTCCTGGATTTGATCCAGGAGGGCAATATCGGCCTGATGAAAGCGGTCGATAAGTTCGAATACCGCCGGGGCTATAAATTCTCGACCTACGCCACATGGTGGATCAGGCAGGCGATCACCCGTTCGATCGCCGATCAGGCGCGCACGATCCGCATCCCCGTCCATATGATCGAGACGATCAACAAGCTGGTGCGCACCAGCCGCCAGATGCTGCACGAAATCGGCCGCGAGCCGACGCCGGAAGAACTGGCCGAAAAACTGCACATGCCGCTGGAGAAGGTGCGCAAGGTGCTTAAGATCGCCAAAGAGCCGATCAGCCTCGAAACCCCCATCGGGGATGAGGAGGATTCGCATCTCGGCGACTTCATCGAGGACAAGAATGCCGTCATCCCCATCGACGCGGCGATTCAGTCCAATCTGCGCGAAACGACCACCCGCGTGCTGGCGACCCTGACCGCCCGCGAGGAACGGGTGCTGCGGATGCGATTCGGCATCGGCATGAACACCGACCATACGCTGGAAGAAGTCGGGCAGCAGTTCAACGTCACCCGCGAGCGCATCCGCCAGATCGAAGCCAAGGCGCTGCGCAAGCTCAAGCACCCCTCGCGGTCGCGCAAGCTGCGCAGCTTCCTGGATACCTAA
- a CDS encoding DegQ family serine endoprotease: MSHLPKIFLCLLVAGLLAPVPSAPANAAAPMAGFADIAEKLLPGVVNVSTTQKLDPAAAAEDMMEEDMPKFPPGSPFEDFFREFYDKHRKGMPQEQPQKVTSLGSGFIIDAAGYIVTNGHVIQDADEINVILQDNTNLKAELIGVDKKTDLAVLKVKSSKPLHALAWGDSEKMRVGDWVLAIGNPYSMGGTVTAGILSARARDIGAGPYDDFLQTDAAINRGNSGGPMFNSGGEVIGVNTAIFSPTGGSVGIGFAIPSSLAQGVVEQLKTNGHTRRGWLGVRIQVVTPEIAESLGLGAPRGALVNSVTPGGPADAGGIKSGDIVLSFDDKDVTEMRRLPRIVAETEVGKTAPMKVWRDGKEVSLKVKIGELESQEKAEEKLAAGEEKPPAPGMPKKEKLEGLGVSVAALTSETRRKYEIKSEVKGVLITDVAPDGPASERGIVPGDVIMEISQQEVGSVAEVTQAVKAARDSGKPLLLLVHHQGDARFVAVPLKKEKEKAKEKEKAKEKE; this comes from the coding sequence ATGTCCCATTTGCCGAAAATTTTCCTGTGCCTTCTGGTCGCCGGCCTGCTGGCTCCCGTGCCGAGCGCGCCCGCCAACGCCGCGGCCCCCATGGCCGGGTTTGCCGACATCGCGGAAAAGCTGCTTCCTGGCGTGGTCAATGTTTCGACGACCCAAAAACTCGATCCCGCGGCCGCCGCCGAGGATATGATGGAAGAAGACATGCCTAAATTTCCGCCCGGCTCGCCGTTCGAGGACTTCTTTCGGGAGTTTTACGACAAGCACCGCAAGGGAATGCCTCAGGAACAGCCCCAGAAGGTGACATCTCTCGGCTCGGGCTTCATTATCGACGCGGCGGGCTATATCGTCACCAACGGCCATGTGATCCAGGACGCCGATGAAATCAATGTCATTCTTCAGGACAATACGAATCTGAAGGCCGAATTAATCGGCGTGGACAAGAAAACCGATCTTGCCGTCCTTAAAGTCAAATCGTCCAAGCCGCTTCATGCCCTTGCCTGGGGCGATAGCGAAAAGATGCGGGTGGGCGACTGGGTGCTGGCGATCGGCAATCCCTACAGCATGGGCGGCACAGTAACGGCGGGCATTCTTTCCGCCCGCGCCCGCGATATCGGCGCGGGGCCTTATGACGATTTCCTGCAAACCGACGCCGCCATCAATCGCGGCAATTCCGGCGGCCCGATGTTTAATTCCGGCGGCGAGGTGATCGGCGTCAATACCGCCATCTTCTCGCCCACGGGGGGATCGGTCGGGATCGGCTTCGCCATTCCGTCTTCGCTGGCGCAGGGAGTCGTCGAGCAGCTTAAGACCAACGGCCATACCCGGCGCGGGTGGCTCGGTGTGCGTATCCAGGTGGTCACGCCGGAAATCGCCGAAAGTCTTGGCCTCGGCGCGCCGCGAGGCGCTTTAGTTAATAGCGTCACGCCCGGAGGCCCCGCCGACGCGGGAGGAATTAAATCCGGCGATATCGTGCTGAGCTTCGACGATAAGGATGTGACCGAGATGCGGCGCCTGCCGCGCATTGTCGCCGAAACCGAAGTCGGGAAAACCGCCCCGATGAAAGTCTGGCGCGATGGCAAGGAGGTATCGCTGAAAGTCAAAATCGGCGAGCTTGAAAGCCAGGAGAAGGCCGAAGAGAAGCTGGCGGCCGGCGAAGAGAAGCCACCCGCTCCCGGTATGCCTAAAAAGGAAAAGCTCGAGGGTCTGGGCGTATCGGTTGCCGCGCTTACGTCCGAAACCAGGAGAAAGTATGAGATCAAGTCCGAGGTCAAGGGCGTGCTCATCACCGATGTCGCGCCCGACGGTCCCGCCTCCGAGCGGGGCATCGTGCCGGGAGACGTGATCATGGAAATCTCTCAGCAGGAGGTCGGTTCCGTCGCCGAGGTTACTCAGGCCGTCAAAGCGGCCAGAGACAGCGGCAAGCCCTTGCTGCTGCTCGTCCACCATCAAGGCGACGCCCGTTTCGTCGCGGTGCCTCTGAAGAAGGAAAAGGAAAAGGCAAAAGAGAAGGAAAAGGCGAAGGAGAAGGAATAA
- the serB gene encoding phosphoserine phosphatase SerB — protein MPIAVTLIAAKSDKNFSSFADDCAAELARRGFPVAERAELCPHQAHDLLLETDAETAVRDIVDGLIADRPVDALVQDASRRRKRFLVADMESTIIEQEMLDEMADAIGCRAHVAEITRRAMNGEIDFSAAIRERVALFAGQPAALLEQMAERITIMPGARALVTTMRRHGGTCWLVSGGFRCFTGLIASRLGFDAHFGNDLEIEDGKITGKVAEPILDKNAKLLLYRQGMEQLGIAPGEAITVGDGANDLPMIEACAADGGLGIAFHAKPAVAAKAAHRVAHGDLTALLYAQGYRVEEFAQEFAAK, from the coding sequence ATGCCGATTGCCGTCACGCTTATTGCCGCCAAGAGCGACAAAAATTTTTCTTCTTTTGCCGATGATTGCGCCGCCGAATTGGCAAGGCGCGGCTTTCCCGTCGCGGAACGCGCCGAACTGTGCCCCCATCAAGCCCATGATTTGCTGCTGGAAACGGACGCCGAAACCGCCGTCCGCGATATCGTCGACGGGTTGATCGCGGACAGGCCGGTCGATGCCCTGGTCCAGGACGCCTCGCGCCGCCGTAAGCGGTTTCTGGTCGCCGACATGGAATCGACCATCATCGAGCAGGAAATGCTGGATGAAATGGCGGATGCCATCGGCTGCCGCGCGCATGTCGCCGAGATCACCCGCCGCGCGATGAATGGCGAGATCGATTTCTCCGCCGCCATTCGGGAGCGTGTGGCCCTGTTCGCGGGACAGCCCGCCGCCTTGCTGGAGCAAATGGCGGAACGCATCACGATCATGCCGGGCGCGCGGGCGCTGGTGACGACCATGCGCCGTCATGGCGGGACATGCTGGCTGGTATCGGGGGGATTCCGGTGCTTCACCGGCCTGATCGCTTCCAGATTGGGATTTGATGCCCATTTTGGCAATGATCTCGAAATCGAGGACGGCAAGATCACGGGGAAAGTGGCGGAGCCGATTCTCGACAAAAACGCCAAGCTGCTGCTTTACCGGCAGGGCATGGAGCAACTGGGCATCGCGCCCGGCGAAGCAATTACCGTCGGCGACGGCGCGAACGATCTGCCGATGATCGAGGCTTGCGCGGCGGATGGCGGCCTCGGCATCGCGTTTCATGCCAAGCCCGCCGTGGCGGCCAAGGCCGCGCATCGCGTGGCGCACGGCGATCTGACCGCGCTGCTTTACGCCCAAGGCTACCGGGTGGAAGAATTTGCGCAAGAATTCGCGGCGAAGTGA
- the scpB gene encoding SMC-Scp complex subunit ScpB: MTEELHPQLRMIEALLFASTEPVTRNALLARVGDDVTLEALLDMLKKDYAPRGVNLVAIGDAYGFRTAPDLADQLQIVTEPRRKLPRAASETLAIIAYHQPVTRAEIEAIRGVATATGTLDLLLERAWIRPGRRRDTPGRPVTWVTTTDFMSHFNLSSLNDLPGLEELKASGLLNAQPVLAGLGAPDDDTTLRDHNVTTDTEEPAHWVAEDDAAQTAAE, encoded by the coding sequence ATGACCGAAGAACTGCATCCCCAGTTACGTATGATCGAGGCGCTGCTGTTCGCCAGCACGGAACCGGTAACGCGAAACGCTCTGCTCGCCCGCGTCGGCGACGACGTGACGCTGGAGGCGCTGCTCGATATGCTGAAAAAAGATTACGCGCCGCGCGGCGTCAATCTGGTCGCCATCGGCGACGCCTACGGCTTCCGCACCGCGCCCGATCTTGCCGATCAATTGCAAATCGTGACCGAGCCGCGCCGCAAGCTGCCGCGCGCCGCGTCGGAAACCCTGGCGATCATCGCCTATCACCAGCCGGTCACGCGGGCCGAGATCGAAGCCATTCGCGGCGTCGCCACCGCGACCGGCACGCTCGACCTGTTGTTGGAGCGCGCCTGGATCAGGCCGGGACGGCGGCGCGACACGCCGGGCCGTCCGGTCACCTGGGTGACCACCACCGATTTCATGAGCCATTTCAACCTTTCCTCGCTCAATGACCTTCCGGGGCTTGAGGAGCTGAAAGCCTCCGGCCTTCTGAACGCCCAGCCGGTTCTCGCGGGCTTGGGCGCGCCGGACGACGATACGACGCTGCGCGACCATAACGTGACCACCGATACCGAAGAGCCCGCGCACTGGGTGGCGGAAGATGACGCGGCGCAAACGGCGGCGGAATAG